In Pajaroellobacter abortibovis, the following are encoded in one genomic region:
- a CDS encoding TonB-dependent receptor plug domain-containing protein: MRSAHPPQSASSIQQDRDLLSATPPLTASELLLTASGLFLTQHSGEGKAQQIFLRGFDAEHGQDLELRVGGAPVNEVSNIHGQGYTDSLIRDA; this comes from the coding sequence GTGAGAAGTGCGCATCCTCCCCAAAGCGCTTCTAGCATACAACAGGACAGAGACTTGCTCTCAGCCACCCCTCCCCTGACAGCCAGCGAATTGCTGTTAACCGCCTCAGGGCTCTTCTTAACTCAGCACAGTGGGGAAGGAAAAGCTCAACAGATCTTTTTGCGCGGATTCGATGCGGAACATGGACAAGATCTAGAGCTGCGGGTAGGAGGGGCACCTGTCAATGAGGTTTCCAATATCCACGGGCAAGGGTATACTGACTCTCTTATTCGCGATGCCTGA
- a CDS encoding ComF family protein — MKPIVQQDAHYGAPFVCEGVLALAIYSMKCGWRSDLISLLARLMMREVTEVHRCADLIVPVPSDPVRLVTRGFNPATLLARSVGQALSLKIASYVLVRLHPTLDQVSLNRKGRSMNMIDGFTLQ, encoded by the coding sequence TTGAAGCCGATTGTGCAGCAGGATGCTCATTACGGCGCTCCATTTGTCTGTGAAGGGGTACTCGCATTGGCGATCTACAGCATGAAATGTGGTTGGCGCTCTGATTTAATCTCTCTGCTCGCTCGTTTGATGATGCGAGAGGTGACAGAAGTTCATCGGTGTGCAGATCTGATTGTTCCTGTCCCCTCCGATCCGGTAAGATTAGTGACGCGAGGTTTTAATCCGGCTACCTTGCTTGCGCGTTCGGTGGGGCAGGCACTTTCTTTAAAAATTGCCTCTTATGTGCTAGTGCGGTTGCATCCCACGCTTGACCAAGTAAGTCTCAACCGGAAAGGTCGTTCAATGAACATGATCGATGGGTTTACATTGCAATAA
- the priA gene encoding replication restart helicase PriA translates to MRIAHVALPLPVSRLFSYEVVPELDNVQVGSCVLCSFRQRRMVGIVLACEDREPPQGVTIKPLLSVLQSPASIPLDLVTFLQELASYYMAPIGEVMRFALPGGLVSLRERDGNWKLKGGRAVQWVMPTLQVEVKADLRGQAVAILAHLRACGAAPLSHLVARWKNTRAVVKKLVSLGLVRLEAREAEKTPLSQSFSREPPPILTPSQEAAMSSIRERIRNREKHTFLLQGVTGSGKTEVYLRAIAEARQAGRGVIVLVPEIALTPQLIARFQGRFGEEVAVLHSGLTGKERYRMWHKLHQGEADVVIGARSALFAPVRRVGLIIVDEEHDPSFKQEEGVRYHARDMAMLRCHRAGGVCILGTATPSVETEYLVRKGKISRLLLPDRAGFQPMPQVSVVDLRKMKAGPGGNKFLSLPLHRALEQTLEAQEQAILFLNRRGFAPSVLCTNCGYLMVCPLCSVALTLHKKGGELLRCHYCDHQKPMKQVCTACGQSTLSLEGLGTERLEETLHRSFPQARIGRLDRDVGSNRNLERVLNSMRERTLDILVGTQMVAKGHDLPHVTLVGIIHADAVLAIPDFRTAERAFQLFVQVAGRAGRRGMSGRVLLQTHNPSHFAVVRAVQYDVDGFLEKELADRQELAYPPITRAALIRIDAVKEEEAKASALQLARVALAAAQRGGGVTVLGPAPAPIARVRNRFRFRVMVRSLRRDLLRDVLKAVEAERQHLSKRIRVSLDIDPVQLL, encoded by the coding sequence ATGCGTATCGCTCATGTGGCCCTTCCGCTCCCTGTATCCCGTTTATTTTCGTATGAAGTTGTGCCTGAACTTGACAATGTGCAGGTGGGTTCATGTGTGCTTTGTTCGTTTCGTCAACGTCGGATGGTTGGGATCGTGCTTGCTTGTGAAGATCGGGAGCCCCCTCAGGGGGTAACTATCAAACCGCTGCTTTCAGTTCTGCAATCTCCTGCATCGATTCCACTGGATTTGGTTACATTCTTGCAAGAGCTCGCTTCTTATTACATGGCCCCGATTGGAGAGGTTATGCGGTTTGCTCTTCCTGGGGGTTTAGTTTCTCTTCGTGAACGCGATGGGAATTGGAAGCTTAAAGGGGGAAGGGCTGTCCAATGGGTGATGCCGACTCTTCAGGTTGAAGTGAAAGCCGATCTGAGAGGGCAAGCCGTTGCTATTCTCGCGCATCTCCGCGCTTGTGGCGCAGCCCCGCTGTCTCACTTGGTAGCTCGATGGAAAAACACGAGGGCGGTGGTTAAAAAGCTGGTATCGCTTGGGCTTGTCCGCCTTGAGGCGCGTGAGGCTGAGAAAACCCCGCTTTCTCAATCCTTTTCGCGGGAGCCTCCCCCTATCCTGACGCCGAGCCAAGAGGCTGCGATGAGTTCGATTCGAGAGCGGATTCGAAACCGTGAAAAGCATACGTTTTTGCTGCAAGGGGTCACCGGGTCGGGCAAAACAGAGGTGTATCTCCGCGCTATTGCGGAGGCGCGTCAAGCCGGACGAGGGGTGATCGTGTTAGTCCCTGAAATCGCGTTGACACCTCAACTAATCGCTCGGTTCCAAGGGCGTTTTGGAGAAGAAGTGGCTGTCTTGCATTCCGGACTCACAGGGAAGGAGCGGTATCGCATGTGGCATAAGCTCCATCAGGGGGAGGCCGATGTAGTGATAGGAGCGCGCAGCGCTCTGTTTGCGCCTGTGCGGAGGGTGGGATTGATCATTGTCGACGAAGAGCACGATCCTTCTTTTAAACAGGAGGAAGGGGTTCGTTATCACGCGCGGGATATGGCGATGCTGCGGTGTCATCGCGCAGGGGGTGTTTGCATTCTCGGTACAGCTACCCCTTCTGTCGAAACCGAATATTTGGTCCGCAAGGGAAAAATCAGCAGACTTCTCCTCCCTGATCGCGCTGGATTTCAGCCTATGCCGCAGGTCAGCGTTGTGGATTTGCGCAAGATGAAGGCTGGGCCAGGCGGTAATAAATTTCTCAGCCTTCCGCTCCATCGCGCTCTTGAACAGACGCTGGAAGCGCAAGAGCAGGCGATTCTTTTCCTCAACCGGCGCGGGTTTGCGCCGAGTGTTCTGTGTACAAATTGTGGTTATCTTATGGTCTGCCCCTTGTGTTCTGTGGCTCTTACGCTGCATAAAAAAGGGGGAGAGCTCTTGAGATGCCACTATTGCGATCACCAAAAGCCTATGAAACAAGTCTGCACTGCATGCGGTCAATCCACTCTGAGCTTGGAAGGGCTTGGAACAGAGAGGTTGGAGGAAACCTTGCATAGGTCATTTCCTCAGGCTCGGATAGGACGACTGGACCGTGACGTGGGAAGCAACCGAAACTTGGAGCGTGTTTTGAACAGCATGCGAGAGCGCACCTTGGATATTCTCGTGGGGACCCAAATGGTGGCGAAGGGACATGACCTTCCACATGTGACACTGGTAGGGATTATCCATGCGGATGCAGTGCTCGCTATCCCTGATTTCCGCACTGCTGAGCGTGCTTTTCAGCTCTTTGTGCAGGTTGCGGGTCGTGCGGGGAGAAGGGGAATGTCGGGTCGAGTGTTGCTTCAGACCCATAATCCAAGTCACTTTGCGGTGGTGCGGGCAGTGCAGTATGATGTGGATGGATTTTTGGAGAAGGAACTCGCTGATCGCCAGGAACTAGCCTATCCTCCAATCACGCGGGCAGCTTTGATCCGTATTGATGCTGTTAAAGAAGAGGAAGCGAAAGCGTCAGCGCTCCAACTGGCTCGAGTGGCGCTTGCTGCAGCTCAAAGGGGGGGAGGAGTGACTGTTTTGGGGCCAGCGCCTGCCCCGATCGCTCGTGTGCGGAATCGTTTTCGATTTCGCGTGATGGTCCGTTCTTTGCGGAGAGATTTATTGCGGGATGTATTGAAAGCTGTTGAAGCAGAGCGTCAGCACCTGTCCAAGAGGATTCGTGTCTCTTTGGATATTGATCCCGTTCAACTTCTCTAA
- a CDS encoding hemolysin family protein: MIRYHNPTVGLIIALISIVLNGVFVAAEFALVKVRAIQLRSRIRKGEQKAIAAQRVIERLDRYLSVTQLGITLTSLGLGWVGEPAITRTVERTVELISGHALSRSAYVGTVIAGFSFITFAHILFGELVPKLIAIQRSEQTALYVAIPLRFLHAIFFPILWILEKTSRIILKRMGMSPTGVSEGTLSEEEILGVLIANTVLTPDGKDKMELLERVLHFSSHTARHALVPRVDIAFLSIDEPGAKALEFFRTHQYSRFILTKGRSLDEAVGYMYAKDFLLHPEALNLSNLTTLRRDVLFVSETQSLVDILREMQRTHTPIAIVVDEYGGTSGLLTIEDLLEEIVGQIRDEFDEEPVLIHKIPNEENTWDVDGRISYEELRAIHWNHEWIESREQLGTVMLQRLGRLPRVGDQMVFPGATAEITGISRRRITRVRIRVQPASQVKE; the protein is encoded by the coding sequence GTGATAAGATATCATAATCCTACTGTCGGTCTTATCATCGCTTTGATTTCCATTGTTCTCAATGGAGTCTTTGTCGCAGCAGAATTCGCCCTCGTCAAAGTAAGAGCGATTCAGCTACGCTCTCGTATACGTAAAGGGGAACAAAAGGCAATTGCCGCTCAAAGGGTCATCGAGCGGCTTGATCGCTATTTATCTGTTACACAACTCGGCATCACCTTAACAAGCCTAGGGCTCGGGTGGGTTGGCGAGCCCGCCATCACGCGCACGGTGGAAAGAACGGTCGAACTGATCAGCGGCCACGCCCTCAGCCGTTCCGCCTATGTGGGAACGGTGATCGCCGGATTCAGTTTCATCACGTTTGCTCATATCCTGTTTGGGGAGCTCGTTCCCAAACTCATTGCGATCCAGCGCTCTGAACAGACTGCGCTATATGTAGCGATCCCTCTGCGATTTTTGCACGCAATTTTCTTTCCGATCCTATGGATTTTGGAAAAAACCTCACGCATTATCTTAAAAAGAATGGGGATGTCCCCTACAGGTGTCAGTGAAGGGACACTCTCTGAAGAAGAGATTTTAGGGGTGCTCATCGCTAACACCGTTCTGACCCCGGATGGAAAAGACAAAATGGAGCTGCTCGAACGCGTGCTCCACTTTTCTTCGCATACAGCGCGACACGCTTTGGTACCACGGGTTGACATCGCGTTTCTTTCTATCGACGAACCGGGGGCCAAAGCTTTGGAATTCTTCCGAACGCACCAATACTCCCGCTTCATTTTAACCAAAGGGCGTTCCCTCGACGAAGCCGTTGGCTATATGTACGCCAAGGATTTTCTCCTGCATCCGGAAGCTTTAAACTTGTCTAATCTCACAACGCTGCGACGCGATGTTCTTTTTGTGTCTGAAACCCAAAGCCTTGTGGATATCCTACGAGAAATGCAAAGAACCCACACCCCAATCGCCATTGTTGTGGATGAATACGGGGGGACAAGCGGACTGCTGACGATAGAAGATCTCCTTGAGGAGATCGTAGGGCAAATACGGGATGAATTTGATGAAGAGCCGGTCCTCATTCACAAAATACCCAATGAAGAAAACACGTGGGATGTGGATGGGCGTATTTCTTACGAGGAGTTGCGCGCAATTCACTGGAATCACGAATGGATCGAAAGCAGAGAGCAACTCGGCACAGTGATGCTTCAGCGGCTCGGTCGGCTCCCCCGCGTTGGAGATCAGATGGTGTTTCCAGGGGCAACTGCCGAAATTACAGGGATCAGCCGCCGTCGAATTACCCGTGTGCGCATTCGAGTACAACCTGCTTCTCAAGTGAAAGAATGA
- the mfd gene encoding transcription-repair coupling factor: MNRNLSLSFNEVTASSLREIVNRIQTPPNARIALTGVEGGTEALLIATAARTLDRPLVMITPDAEASQQTVDDLTFFLSSGKRKGPNGENHPILTLPAYESPPYADVNPDRRIMMERLATYFFLLHSFSWKVLVLSAVDLARKGIPRSVFKSYCEAIRIEEEIHPSALTERLKAKGYLSVPLVEDPGCFVLRGSLLDIWPPQSPSPLRVELYENLVLSIKEFDPIEQKIRTQQGADQEHPLLWLPPAREAIIDCKTIPYAKEQVRQLADHIDWPTTKTRALMEDVISGRPFFGSDSFLPAYYESLDPLFDYLPSDSLFFLQDPTSVSEALEQESKRVVESIDAKNGTPCFPISAFYQERKEIAKQFDQRATVLIYNRSTNRLENGDSEKQTDTRVQDQRILFRPCQATFDIGSTNQESLSKSMREARASKEKTSPIFPLVQRILEWHEQGLSVCCAARSQIQAERIISLLSHQEVTCCIRTETREYLALHQSKEKQKVQVAIGPLSRGFILPSEQVVWITEEEIFGAPVHASQSSKEREKTALSPFLEDLRSLKIGDYVVHTEHGIGQYQGLIHREVVGILVDLLCIEYAGGDKLYLPVYRLNQIQKWGGGGHGAPPLDRLGGSTFAKAKGRARKEVRQIADELFRLHAERQARPGYALPPLDDEDRAFEATFPFDETPDQAKAIREVYKDLESPQPTDRLVCGDVGFGKTEVAIRAAFRMVKANKQVALLCPTTVLAQQHLRTFENRFRDYPFTVKALSRFQSDKEQNATIAQLKEGKIDLIIGTHRLLSKDVHFKDLGLLIIDEEQRFGVVHKERLKKLRAHVDILTLTATPIPRTLQMAVSGLRELSLITTPPTDRRTIRTIVTRFEPHVLKDAIEREIARGGQVFYVYHRAEGLYEKAQQLQELLPHARIAVCHGQLGRSRRTPASEAIKQEGTKEGGLLEKVMLDFIEGRYDILVATTIIESGLDIPQANTMIIDRADLFGLAQLYQLRGRVGRSKERAYCYLIVPPPNAMTDDARARIEALERYTELGSGFQIASLDLELRGAGSLLGVEQSGNIASVGFDLFCHMLEEAVLELRGETLVEEVDPELSLDLPALLPEEYVGDMGIRLSFYKRFAGAPDEAAVTDIAEELEQRFGPLPEEAKNLVQLMMIKTHMRKIKALGCEANARMVTLHLRSDTSLDPQKVTALIRRHPHLYRLTPDMRLSRRFENSHDSNGLINAQTLLEELKGCHKDNPTNNLMII, encoded by the coding sequence ATGAATCGAAATCTCTCACTTTCTTTCAACGAAGTCACTGCTTCTTCGCTTCGGGAGATTGTCAATCGCATCCAAACCCCTCCAAACGCCCGGATAGCGCTGACAGGAGTCGAGGGAGGAACAGAGGCACTGCTCATCGCCACTGCCGCGCGCACACTGGACCGGCCCCTGGTGATGATCACCCCTGATGCTGAAGCAAGCCAACAGACAGTAGACGACCTCACGTTCTTTCTCTCAAGCGGCAAAAGGAAGGGGCCTAACGGCGAAAACCATCCTATCCTCACACTACCCGCCTATGAATCACCCCCTTATGCCGATGTCAATCCAGATCGTCGGATTATGATGGAACGACTTGCCACCTATTTTTTCCTCCTCCACTCTTTTTCTTGGAAAGTGCTTGTCCTATCGGCTGTGGACCTGGCACGCAAAGGGATCCCTCGTTCTGTTTTTAAGTCCTACTGTGAAGCAATCCGAATCGAAGAAGAAATCCATCCCTCTGCACTCACCGAGCGGCTCAAGGCGAAAGGATACCTGTCCGTCCCACTTGTCGAAGATCCTGGCTGTTTTGTCCTACGCGGCTCTCTGCTAGATATATGGCCCCCTCAATCCCCCTCACCTCTTCGCGTGGAGCTGTATGAAAATCTCGTTCTCTCCATCAAAGAGTTCGATCCGATCGAACAAAAGATCCGGACGCAGCAAGGCGCAGATCAAGAACACCCCCTGCTGTGGCTCCCCCCCGCACGAGAAGCAATTATCGACTGCAAGACCATCCCCTATGCAAAAGAGCAGGTTCGGCAGCTTGCCGACCATATCGATTGGCCGACCACAAAGACGCGAGCCCTTATGGAAGACGTCATCAGCGGACGTCCCTTCTTTGGATCGGACAGTTTCTTGCCCGCCTACTACGAATCGCTGGATCCCCTCTTTGACTATCTCCCCTCCGATTCCCTCTTTTTCCTACAGGATCCGACCTCCGTCTCGGAAGCATTAGAACAAGAGTCAAAACGGGTCGTGGAAAGTATCGACGCCAAAAATGGAACCCCATGTTTCCCCATCAGTGCCTTTTATCAAGAGAGAAAAGAGATTGCCAAACAATTTGATCAGAGGGCAACCGTCCTGATCTACAACCGATCGACAAACCGTTTAGAAAATGGCGATTCTGAAAAACAGACAGATACGCGGGTGCAAGACCAGAGGATTCTATTTAGACCCTGCCAGGCCACCTTTGACATAGGATCAACAAATCAAGAATCCCTCTCAAAATCGATGCGAGAAGCTCGTGCTTCCAAAGAGAAAACTTCCCCCATTTTCCCTCTGGTTCAGCGTATTCTCGAATGGCATGAACAGGGGTTATCCGTTTGCTGTGCAGCGCGCTCTCAAATTCAGGCAGAGCGCATAATCTCTCTCCTGAGTCATCAAGAAGTCACATGCTGCATCCGCACCGAAACTAGAGAATATCTAGCACTGCACCAAAGCAAAGAGAAACAAAAAGTCCAGGTGGCAATAGGCCCTCTCTCCCGCGGATTCATCCTACCCAGTGAGCAAGTGGTCTGGATTACAGAAGAAGAAATCTTTGGCGCCCCAGTTCACGCCTCACAATCTTCTAAAGAAAGAGAAAAAACCGCCCTTTCCCCTTTTCTAGAAGATCTGCGCTCTCTCAAAATCGGAGATTACGTAGTCCATACAGAACACGGAATCGGCCAGTATCAAGGCCTCATTCACAGAGAAGTCGTTGGTATTCTGGTCGATCTTTTGTGTATCGAATATGCAGGAGGAGATAAATTATATCTCCCCGTCTACCGTCTCAACCAAATCCAAAAATGGGGTGGAGGGGGACACGGAGCCCCTCCCCTCGATCGGCTGGGCGGGTCTACGTTTGCTAAAGCCAAAGGAAGGGCCAGGAAGGAAGTCCGTCAGATCGCAGATGAGCTCTTCCGGCTCCACGCAGAACGACAGGCTCGTCCAGGGTATGCCCTTCCACCCCTAGACGATGAAGACAGAGCATTTGAAGCAACATTCCCCTTCGATGAGACCCCTGACCAAGCGAAAGCAATTCGAGAAGTGTACAAGGATTTAGAATCTCCCCAACCGACCGACCGGTTGGTCTGCGGAGATGTTGGCTTTGGGAAAACGGAAGTAGCGATCCGCGCTGCCTTTCGTATGGTCAAAGCCAACAAGCAGGTTGCCCTTCTGTGTCCGACGACAGTGCTGGCTCAACAGCACCTGCGCACGTTTGAGAACCGATTTCGTGACTATCCGTTTACGGTCAAAGCACTCAGCCGCTTTCAGTCCGATAAGGAACAAAATGCAACCATCGCACAACTCAAGGAAGGGAAAATTGATCTGATCATTGGGACCCACCGCCTCCTTTCGAAGGACGTCCACTTCAAAGATCTGGGGTTGCTGATCATCGATGAAGAACAGCGCTTTGGCGTTGTCCACAAAGAGCGGCTCAAGAAATTGAGAGCTCACGTTGACATCCTGACGCTAACCGCTACTCCAATCCCCCGTACTCTCCAGATGGCAGTCAGTGGGCTACGGGAACTCTCCTTGATCACCACCCCCCCCACCGATCGGCGTACTATCCGGACAATCGTGACTCGATTCGAACCTCATGTTCTCAAGGATGCGATCGAACGGGAGATCGCTCGCGGTGGACAAGTATTCTACGTCTACCACCGGGCGGAAGGGCTATATGAAAAGGCCCAACAGCTGCAAGAGCTCCTTCCTCACGCGCGGATCGCAGTATGCCATGGCCAACTCGGACGGAGCCGTAGAACCCCTGCTTCTGAAGCGATCAAACAGGAAGGGACAAAAGAAGGGGGGCTCCTAGAAAAAGTGATGCTCGATTTCATTGAGGGGCGTTACGATATTCTCGTAGCGACCACAATCATAGAAAGCGGCCTCGATATTCCACAGGCCAACACTATGATCATCGATCGGGCAGACCTCTTTGGATTAGCCCAACTTTACCAGCTGCGAGGTCGCGTCGGTCGTTCCAAAGAACGCGCTTACTGCTATTTGATCGTTCCACCTCCTAATGCCATGACGGACGACGCCCGTGCCCGTATCGAAGCCCTAGAACGCTACACAGAACTGGGAAGCGGATTTCAGATCGCCTCTCTCGATCTAGAACTCCGTGGGGCAGGTAGCTTATTGGGAGTAGAACAATCCGGCAACATCGCAAGCGTTGGATTTGACCTGTTCTGCCACATGCTCGAAGAAGCCGTCCTAGAATTAAGGGGAGAAACTCTGGTTGAGGAAGTTGATCCTGAACTTTCCCTCGATCTTCCTGCCCTCCTCCCTGAAGAGTATGTCGGAGATATGGGGATCCGTCTATCCTTTTACAAGCGCTTCGCAGGCGCCCCCGATGAAGCCGCTGTCACCGACATTGCCGAGGAACTAGAACAACGTTTCGGGCCCCTTCCTGAAGAAGCGAAGAATTTGGTTCAGCTGATGATGATCAAAACCCACATGCGCAAAATCAAAGCCTTAGGCTGTGAAGCCAATGCACGAATGGTTACTCTCCACCTCCGGTCAGATACCTCGCTCGACCCCCAGAAAGTGACGGCGCTCATCCGCCGTCACCCTCATCTGTACCGTCTCACCCCCGACATGCGGCTCTCCCGCCGCTTTGAAAACAGTCACGACAGCAATGGGCTCATTAACGCTCAAACCCTCCTCGAAGAACTCAAAGGCTGCCATAAAGACAACCCAACAAATAACTTAATGATTATTTAG
- a CDS encoding fluoride efflux transporter FluC, with protein sequence MSKFLWICLGGGRRDRDGLSPLPLVDEMSQVFPYGTLAVNLIGSLLLAAILQIATANRMSSTLRLTLTTGLIRWFCTYSTFNFETSRLLQQEKAAWLGLLNLSATLVVDLIACFLGWESAKWIAKLLNS encoded by the coding sequence GTGAGTAAATTTTTATGGATTTGCTTAGGGGGGGGCCGTAGGGACAGAGATGGGTTATCTCCTTTGCCATTGGTTGACGAGATGAGTCAAGTATTCCCCTACGGGACTCTAGCCGTTAACCTGATCGGTTCGTTGCTATTAGCAGCGATCCTGCAAATAGCGACAGCCAACCGCATGTCTTCCACGCTGCGTCTCACCTTGACGACAGGATTAATAAGGTGGTTCTGCACCTACTCCACATTCAACTTTGAAACATCTCGCCTGCTACAGCAAGAGAAAGCAGCATGGCTCGGACTCCTCAACCTCAGCGCAACGCTCGTGGTGGATCTGATTGCTTGTTTTCTAGGGTGGGAAAGCGCTAAGTGGATCGCAAAATTGCTTAACTCCTGA
- a CDS encoding alpha/beta hydrolase — MDLVERRSFLVGVLLGVMGGRNKGTGKVPSGDAATPPAPLQKKGTRGGTRLLEWTLSLNKMKGAAAVILPDRIPPGVRLPVLIALHGQAEALKGMKRGIRGWPDDYALRRAICRIANPPLTCSDFEGWVDKPYLDMLNANLHKKPFGGLIVACPYVPNFDLTQWVDVDNYARLLLDVLLPRIYRETPTIPSPASTGIDGVSLGGAVALRIGLKHPRHFGAVGALQPAVSSQEIQQWVKLASGARRQSPSLLLRIVTSQKDFFREPVNSLSQAWTANHIAHTFYQFPGPHDYSFNRGPGAIELLTWHDQALRPPEVKDRG; from the coding sequence ATGGATCTAGTGGAGCGTCGCTCATTTCTTGTGGGGGTGCTTCTCGGAGTCATGGGAGGTCGGAATAAGGGAACAGGAAAAGTCCCGTCTGGAGATGCTGCGACTCCTCCTGCTCCTTTGCAAAAGAAGGGGACTCGTGGAGGGACCCGTCTTTTGGAGTGGACGCTGAGTCTGAATAAGATGAAAGGGGCAGCGGCGGTGATTCTCCCTGACCGGATCCCTCCTGGCGTGAGACTCCCTGTGTTGATCGCATTGCACGGTCAAGCCGAAGCGCTCAAGGGGATGAAACGAGGAATTCGAGGGTGGCCAGATGACTATGCGCTGCGGCGTGCTATTTGTCGCATTGCCAATCCTCCATTGACCTGTTCTGATTTTGAGGGGTGGGTCGATAAACCTTATTTGGATATGCTCAATGCGAACCTCCATAAGAAGCCGTTTGGCGGCCTCATCGTGGCTTGTCCATATGTCCCCAATTTTGATCTTACACAGTGGGTGGATGTAGATAACTATGCTAGACTTCTCTTGGATGTACTCTTGCCGCGGATTTATCGAGAGACACCGACCATTCCATCTCCCGCCAGTACGGGGATTGATGGGGTTTCTTTGGGAGGAGCTGTTGCCCTTCGCATTGGTCTTAAGCATCCCCGTCATTTTGGAGCTGTAGGTGCTTTGCAGCCTGCTGTTTCGAGCCAGGAGATCCAGCAATGGGTTAAACTCGCCAGTGGAGCGCGCCGGCAGTCTCCTTCTCTTTTGCTTCGGATTGTGACGAGTCAGAAAGATTTCTTTCGCGAGCCTGTCAACTCCCTTTCGCAGGCTTGGACAGCGAATCATATTGCTCACACCTTTTATCAATTTCCAGGGCCGCATGATTATTCTTTTAACCGTGGCCCTGGTGCCATTGAGTTGCTGACCTGGCATGATCAAGCCCTCCGTCCTCCGGAAGTGAAAGACAGAGGCTAG
- the recA gene encoding recombinase RecA — MEEKNFVKDLELLKVSIEKEFGKGALMLLGAGHPLHADKGVISTGSLSLDLALGIGGYPKGRIIEIYGPESSGKTTLALHALANVQKAHGIAAFIDVEHALDPTYARKLGVNTSQLLVAQPDYGEQALEMADRLVRSGRVDMIVIDSVAALVPRAEIEGEMGDSHVGVHARLMSQALRKLTGTVSRSNCLLLFINQIRMKIGVMFGSPETTTGGNALKFYASVRLDIRRVGAIKEHVTSSAGDRKEPAVVGNRTRVKVVKNKVAPPFREVEFDILYGQGISRVGEIIDLSVERDILEKNGAWFSFQGERIGQGRENVKAYLEQQPGLLEKMEGLILEKEGLVRPVEKVEGSTAPPPLQEASLSAKSSSAKRSGQG; from the coding sequence ATGGAAGAGAAAAATTTTGTAAAGGATCTGGAACTCCTTAAAGTCAGTATTGAGAAAGAGTTTGGAAAAGGCGCTTTGATGCTGCTTGGGGCAGGTCACCCACTGCATGCGGATAAAGGGGTGATTTCTACGGGTAGCCTTAGTCTTGATCTGGCTTTAGGGATTGGAGGGTACCCGAAAGGGAGGATTATCGAGATCTATGGGCCTGAATCGAGCGGAAAAACGACCCTTGCGCTGCACGCGCTTGCAAATGTTCAGAAAGCGCATGGGATTGCTGCTTTTATCGATGTGGAACACGCGCTTGACCCTACCTATGCGAGAAAGTTAGGAGTCAATACGTCTCAGCTGCTTGTCGCTCAGCCTGATTATGGAGAGCAGGCGCTCGAGATGGCTGATCGGCTTGTCCGCTCTGGGCGTGTGGATATGATTGTAATCGATTCAGTCGCGGCGTTAGTTCCTAGGGCTGAGATAGAAGGGGAAATGGGGGATTCCCATGTGGGAGTCCATGCGCGGTTGATGTCTCAAGCGCTCCGCAAATTGACGGGGACGGTGTCTCGGTCGAATTGTCTTCTCCTCTTCATCAATCAGATCCGTATGAAGATAGGAGTGATGTTTGGTTCTCCTGAGACGACTACTGGGGGGAATGCCCTTAAATTTTATGCTTCTGTCCGTTTGGACATACGCCGTGTCGGAGCGATCAAAGAGCATGTAACTTCATCTGCGGGAGACAGGAAAGAGCCTGCTGTAGTGGGGAATCGGACCCGAGTCAAGGTGGTCAAAAACAAAGTGGCCCCCCCTTTCCGAGAGGTGGAATTCGATATTCTTTATGGACAAGGAATCTCTCGGGTCGGGGAAATCATCGATCTATCCGTGGAGCGGGATATTCTTGAAAAGAACGGCGCGTGGTTTTCTTTCCAGGGGGAGAGGATAGGGCAGGGGAGGGAAAATGTGAAAGCTTATCTTGAGCAGCAGCCGGGGCTATTAGAAAAAATGGAAGGCTTAATCCTTGAAAAGGAGGGGCTTGTGCGACCTGTTGAGAAAGTGGAAGGGTCGACCGCTCCTCCCCCTCTTCAGGAAGCATCCCTGTCTGCTAAGTCCTCTTCTGCTAAGCGTTCGGGACAGGGCTAG